From Deferrisoma camini S3R1, the proteins below share one genomic window:
- a CDS encoding PAS domain S-box protein — protein sequence MDPLKALLGTHLFDLVPEPVFALSPEARFLMVNQAAARYLGRPAGEIVGREVGELFPPEQAARQREVIGRVLATGEPFLEERETPIGSETFVFQYAVCRVDDPEGGPLGVLGMVRDVTALVRLERCYAELYERATDALFGVDREGRIRVINREAEALSGYRRDEVESFHFSKVVPPDEARRLRRYFEARVRGEDAPTQYEVRFVRKNGEERWAEVRISRETSSVGAFQASVRDITERKKLEALRREFLQLVGHDIKTPLTVIQGFAGALRSGVYGELPEPQRQCIEQILDASRRVGSMVERFLLAERLAQEGAWEAKAGPVAPVFEAVVRALAPAARDRGIRLEIESLVPSDARVADAEGFRHLVENLVSNAVKFTPAGGRVEARLEAREGGIDLVVSDTGRGIPAQDRERLFERFFRASNAGGTAGSGLGLHIVKLLVDRAGGRLEVESEEGRGTTFRVWLPGAPR from the coding sequence ATGGACCCGTTGAAGGCCCTGCTGGGCACCCACCTGTTCGACCTCGTGCCGGAGCCGGTGTTCGCCCTGAGCCCCGAGGCCCGGTTCCTCATGGTGAACCAGGCCGCCGCGCGCTACCTGGGCCGGCCGGCCGGGGAGATCGTGGGCCGGGAGGTGGGGGAGCTGTTCCCCCCCGAGCAGGCGGCCCGGCAGCGGGAGGTGATCGGACGGGTCCTGGCCACGGGCGAGCCCTTTCTCGAGGAACGGGAGACCCCCATCGGCTCGGAGACCTTCGTGTTCCAGTACGCCGTGTGCCGGGTCGACGACCCCGAGGGCGGCCCGCTGGGGGTGCTGGGCATGGTCCGGGACGTCACGGCCCTGGTGCGGCTGGAGCGCTGTTACGCCGAGCTCTATGAGCGGGCCACCGACGCCCTGTTCGGGGTCGACCGGGAGGGAAGGATCCGGGTGATCAACCGGGAGGCCGAGGCGCTCTCCGGGTACCGCCGGGACGAGGTGGAGAGCTTCCACTTCTCCAAGGTGGTCCCCCCGGACGAGGCCCGGCGGCTGCGACGGTACTTCGAGGCCCGCGTGCGGGGCGAGGACGCGCCCACCCAGTACGAGGTGCGGTTCGTCCGCAAGAACGGCGAGGAGCGGTGGGCCGAGGTGCGGATCTCCCGAGAGACCTCATCGGTCGGGGCGTTCCAGGCCTCGGTGCGCGACATCACGGAGCGCAAGAAGCTCGAGGCCCTCCGCCGGGAGTTCCTGCAGCTGGTCGGCCACGACATCAAGACCCCCCTGACGGTGATCCAGGGCTTCGCGGGGGCACTGCGCTCGGGCGTGTACGGAGAGCTGCCCGAGCCCCAGCGCCAGTGCATCGAGCAGATCCTCGACGCCAGCCGCCGGGTCGGCTCGATGGTGGAGCGGTTCCTCCTGGCCGAGCGGCTGGCCCAGGAAGGCGCGTGGGAGGCGAAGGCAGGTCCCGTGGCTCCCGTGTTCGAGGCCGTGGTCCGGGCGCTGGCCCCTGCGGCGCGGGACCGGGGCATCCGCCTGGAGATCGAGTCGCTCGTTCCGTCGGACGCCCGGGTGGCCGATGCCGAGGGGTTCCGCCATCTGGTCGAGAACCTGGTGTCCAACGCAGTCAAGTTCACCCCGGCCGGGGGCCGGGTGGAGGCGCGGCTGGAGGCCCGGGAGGGCGGCATCGATCTGGTGGTGAGCGACACGGGCCGAGGCATCCCGGCCCAGGACCGGGAGCGGCTGTTCGAGCGGTTCTTCCGGGCCTCGAACGCCGGCGGGACGGCCGGCTCCGGCCTGGGGCTCCACATCGTCAAGCTCCTGGTGGACCGGGCCGGCGGCCGGCTCGAGGTGGAGAGCGAGGAGGGAAGGGGAACCACGTTCCGGGTGTGGCTGCCGGGAGCGCCCCGTTGA
- a CDS encoding type II toxin-antitoxin system VapC family toxin, with protein sequence MGVLIDTCVWIDVERGVLHPEQVQRITGDHPVYLSPVTVAELRLGVEIADREDVRQRRQRALERLLTKPVLPIDAMTGQVFGRLAAALRKRGSGHRRRVRDLWLASQAVQHGYFLLTRNQKDFEGIPELQLLTIEEKRRRRKGERRSVR encoded by the coding sequence ATGGGGGTACTGATTGACACCTGCGTCTGGATCGACGTGGAGCGGGGTGTCCTGCACCCGGAACAGGTCCAGCGGATCACGGGCGACCATCCCGTGTACCTCTCTCCGGTCACCGTTGCGGAACTTCGCTTGGGCGTAGAGATCGCGGATCGCGAAGACGTCCGTCAAAGGCGGCAACGGGCGTTGGAACGACTCCTCACCAAACCCGTGCTGCCGATCGACGCCATGACCGGCCAGGTGTTTGGGCGCCTCGCTGCGGCCCTTCGAAAAAGGGGCTCGGGGCATCGCCGGCGCGTTCGGGACTTGTGGCTCGCCAGCCAGGCCGTGCAACACGGCTACTTTCTATTGACGCGGAACCAAAAAGATTTCGAAGGGATCCCAGAGCTCCAGCTCCTCACGATTGAAGAGAAACGCCGTCGGAGAAAAGGAGAGAGACGAAGTGTCCGATGA
- a CDS encoding carboxymuconolactone decarboxylase family protein, with amino-acid sequence MSDEIVRKTAETAKLYFEGVEGERPYDLWKAFDKGLARDLSLFITGQMYARERIPHTVRQMITVAALTVLEKTEELELHLQAALNVGCKPRELAEVIFQTAVYGGVPAMNQGLKALRRVLQARGQWPMPDEG; translated from the coding sequence GTGTCCGATGAGATCGTTCGAAAGACGGCCGAGACCGCGAAGCTCTACTTCGAGGGGGTGGAGGGGGAGCGGCCCTACGACCTGTGGAAGGCCTTCGACAAGGGCCTGGCCCGGGACCTGTCGCTGTTCATCACGGGTCAGATGTACGCCCGGGAACGGATTCCCCACACCGTGCGCCAGATGATCACCGTGGCCGCTCTCACGGTGCTGGAGAAGACCGAGGAGCTGGAGCTCCACCTCCAGGCCGCCCTCAACGTGGGGTGTAAGCCCCGGGAGCTCGCGGAGGTGATCTTCCAGACCGCGGTGTACGGCGGGGTGCCGGCCATGAACCAGGGGCTCAAGGCCCTGCGCCGGGTGCTCCAGGCCCGGGGCCAGTGGCCCATGCCCGACGAGGGCTGA
- a CDS encoding ABC transporter ATP-binding protein gives MAEIFLDRVTKRFGRVEALRELTLRVREGELLVLLGPSGCGKSTALRIVAGLEAPTSGGVWIGGRRVDGVEPGDRDLAFVFQTYALYPHKTVAENLAFPLRVRKVPREEVETRVREVAALLGIEDLLGRRPRELSGGQRQRVALGRAIVRRPRAFLMDEPLSNLDARLRVEMRSEIRRLQQRLGTTTVYVTHDQVEAMTLGDRVAVLRRGRLQQVGTPRQVYELPANRFVAGFVGSPPMNLVRIQVERTGDGAVLHVGDQALPWPAGCGGGPAPPGPLELGFRPHSARLGSGPGLGPLRCRVEEREYLGGAVLLHLDAGGQRITVERPPEAREQPGEGVLLYLNPLELVGFDVATGERVWPAG, from the coding sequence GTGGCCGAGATCTTCCTGGACCGGGTGACCAAGCGGTTCGGCCGGGTGGAGGCCCTGCGGGAGCTCACGCTGCGGGTGCGTGAAGGGGAGCTGCTGGTGCTCCTGGGGCCCTCGGGGTGCGGCAAGTCCACGGCGCTGCGGATCGTGGCCGGGCTGGAGGCGCCCACCTCCGGGGGCGTGTGGATCGGCGGCCGGCGGGTGGACGGCGTGGAGCCCGGCGACCGGGACCTGGCCTTCGTGTTCCAGACCTACGCCCTGTACCCCCACAAGACCGTGGCCGAGAACCTGGCGTTCCCCCTGCGGGTGCGCAAGGTTCCCCGGGAGGAGGTGGAGACCAGGGTCCGGGAGGTCGCCGCCCTACTGGGCATCGAGGATCTGCTCGGCCGCCGGCCCCGGGAGCTCTCGGGCGGGCAGCGCCAGCGGGTGGCCCTGGGCCGGGCCATCGTGCGCCGGCCCAGGGCGTTCCTCATGGACGAGCCCCTGTCGAACCTGGATGCACGGCTCCGGGTGGAGATGCGCTCCGAGATCCGCCGGCTCCAGCAGCGGCTCGGCACGACCACGGTGTACGTGACCCACGACCAGGTGGAGGCCATGACCCTGGGGGACCGGGTGGCCGTGCTCCGGCGGGGGCGCCTCCAGCAGGTGGGCACACCCCGCCAGGTCTACGAGCTTCCGGCTAACCGGTTCGTGGCCGGGTTCGTGGGCTCGCCCCCGATGAACCTGGTGAGGATCCAAGTGGAGCGTACCGGAGACGGGGCCGTGCTCCACGTGGGGGACCAGGCCCTGCCGTGGCCCGCGGGGTGCGGGGGCGGGCCCGCGCCCCCCGGCCCCCTGGAGCTGGGCTTCCGGCCCCACTCGGCCCGGCTCGGAAGCGGACCGGGGCTGGGTCCCCTGCGGTGTCGGGTCGAGGAGCGCGAGTACCTGGGCGGGGCCGTCCTGCTCCATCTGGACGCCGGAGGGCAACGGATCACGGTGGAGCGCCCGCCGGAGGCCCGGGAGCAGCCGGGGGAGGGCGTTCTCCTGTACCTGAACCCGCTGGAGCTCGTGGGGTTCGATGTGGCCACGGGCGAACGAGTCTGGCCGGCGGGGTGA
- a CDS encoding carbohydrate ABC transporter permease → MRRPALGTAVVLALLTAAVAFPFYWMALSSTKTFSELFALPPRFWPRHPTLAAYRDVLFTQGFLRYLANSLVVAGATVALDLAIAAPGAYALARLRFRFRRLGGLALGLIYLIPPILLVVPLFALLTGLGLRDSLAGLVVAYLAQTLPVSLYMLANYFRALPPELEEAARVDGCSRPGVLMRVVLPLSAPALTGVGVYTFLIAWNEFLLAYILLDSPEKFTLAKGLYHLFSSYHTAWDRVMAASVLMTVPVLALFLVFQRRLVAGLTAGGVKGA, encoded by the coding sequence GTGAGGCGCCCGGCCCTGGGCACCGCGGTCGTGCTCGCGCTCCTGACGGCCGCGGTGGCGTTCCCGTTCTACTGGATGGCCCTGTCGTCCACCAAGACGTTTTCGGAGCTTTTCGCGCTGCCGCCCCGGTTCTGGCCCCGGCACCCCACGCTGGCGGCGTACCGGGACGTGCTGTTCACCCAGGGGTTCCTGCGGTATCTGGCCAACAGCCTCGTGGTGGCCGGGGCCACGGTGGCGCTGGACCTGGCCATCGCGGCGCCGGGGGCCTATGCCCTGGCCCGGCTCCGGTTCCGGTTCCGCCGGCTGGGTGGCCTGGCCCTGGGGCTGATCTACCTGATCCCGCCGATCCTCCTGGTGGTGCCCCTGTTCGCCCTGCTCACCGGGCTTGGGCTCCGGGACTCCCTGGCCGGGCTGGTGGTGGCCTACCTGGCCCAGACCCTGCCCGTGTCGCTCTATATGCTGGCCAACTACTTCCGGGCGCTGCCGCCCGAGCTGGAGGAGGCGGCCCGGGTGGACGGCTGCTCCCGGCCGGGGGTGCTGATGCGGGTGGTGCTGCCGCTGTCGGCTCCGGCCCTGACCGGGGTGGGCGTGTACACTTTTCTGATCGCGTGGAACGAGTTCCTGCTGGCCTACATCCTGCTGGACTCGCCGGAAAAGTTCACCCTGGCCAAGGGGCTGTACCACCTGTTCAGCTCCTACCACACGGCCTGGGACCGGGTCATGGCCGCCTCGGTGCTCATGACCGTGCCCGTGCTGGCGCTGTTCCTGGTGTTCCAGCGCCGGCTCGTGGCCGGGCTCACGGCCGGCGGGGTCAAGGGAGCCTGA
- a CDS encoding carbohydrate ABC transporter permease — MRPAGADTHPAEALRRAEERLAWALLALPLVSVVGVVAFPLVYNLWTSLHEVRLGTLGGPAPFAGLANYLRAVTDPELWRAVAVTVVYALAGVTLSVGLGLAAALAVNRPFRGRGVFRALFLFPYVAPAVSVAFVWRWLLDPVYGAVNWALQRAGAVDGPVAWLSTEPLALGAVVAFEGWRYFPFAMLFVLARLQAVPPELYEAARVDGAGPWQRFRHVTWPELRGVLALVFAVRFLWTVNKFDDVFLLTGGAAGTRVVPLWIYDTAFRLHDFGTAAAGSALLLALLLAAGIPLCRRWLP; from the coding sequence ATGAGGCCGGCGGGCGCCGACACCCATCCGGCCGAGGCCCTTCGCCGGGCCGAGGAGCGGCTGGCCTGGGCCCTGCTGGCCCTGCCCCTGGTCTCGGTGGTGGGGGTGGTGGCGTTTCCCCTGGTCTACAACCTGTGGACCAGCCTCCACGAGGTCCGGCTCGGCACCCTGGGGGGGCCGGCCCCGTTTGCCGGCCTGGCCAACTACCTGCGGGCCGTCACCGACCCCGAGCTGTGGCGGGCGGTGGCCGTGACCGTGGTGTACGCCCTGGCCGGGGTCACCCTGTCGGTGGGCCTCGGGCTGGCCGCGGCCCTGGCCGTGAACCGGCCGTTCCGGGGCCGGGGGGTGTTCCGGGCCCTGTTCCTGTTTCCCTACGTGGCGCCGGCCGTGTCGGTGGCGTTCGTGTGGCGCTGGCTCCTCGACCCCGTGTACGGGGCGGTCAACTGGGCGCTCCAGCGGGCCGGGGCCGTGGACGGCCCCGTGGCCTGGCTCTCCACCGAGCCCCTGGCCCTGGGGGCGGTGGTGGCGTTCGAGGGGTGGCGGTACTTTCCGTTCGCCATGCTGTTCGTCCTGGCGCGGCTCCAGGCCGTGCCCCCGGAGCTGTACGAGGCCGCCCGGGTCGACGGGGCGGGGCCGTGGCAGCGGTTCCGGCACGTGACCTGGCCGGAGCTCCGGGGCGTGCTGGCCCTGGTGTTCGCCGTGCGGTTCCTGTGGACCGTCAACAAGTTCGACGACGTGTTCCTGCTGACCGGGGGGGCGGCCGGCACCCGGGTGGTGCCCCTGTGGATCTACGACACCGCGTTCCGGCTCCACGACTTCGGCACGGCCGCGGCCGGAAGCGCCCTGCTCCTCGCCCTGCTGCTGGCGGCCGGCATCCCCCTGTGCCGGAGGTGGCTCCCGTGA
- a CDS encoding ABC transporter substrate-binding protein, which translates to MGSLRVCLVGVAVLALFGGCRRPPEATEVVFWTAEVEQDRMEVQQALARRFSETRAGVEVRVVPVDENVLPEKLASARAAGRLPDVVELGLTQVARYAAEGLLDAAAATAVIRDLGEDGFYRGPLGLVRAPQGSGYAAVPLDGWVQGIWYRKDWFAEKGLPPPDTWDRILAAARALHDPTVPRFGIVLGTHPQQIYTQQVFEHLALAAGARLLDDAGRPALGPRFLEALRFYRELAAFAAPGHSYWREARQYYLTGRAAMIFYSPYILDDIAGLVAEHRPAVPDLARRTGFVAAIQGPTGRPTAYGEVYALGLLAGARPEAREWVAFLLGPGYPDWLAMAPGGKMPVRRRALARWRDQALFAPYDPGLPDALAEGFTRLARWGFGRPGGARLVGDLYASKRVPEMIGRLLDDREPPEQALDWLRAKVADLAARR; encoded by the coding sequence ATGGGCTCGCTGCGAGTGTGCCTCGTCGGTGTCGCCGTGCTGGCTCTGTTCGGGGGCTGCCGCCGGCCTCCGGAGGCCACCGAGGTCGTGTTCTGGACGGCCGAGGTGGAGCAGGACCGCATGGAGGTGCAGCAGGCGCTGGCCCGCCGGTTCTCGGAGACCCGTGCCGGGGTGGAGGTCCGGGTCGTGCCGGTGGACGAGAACGTGCTGCCCGAGAAGCTCGCCTCGGCCCGGGCGGCCGGCCGGCTGCCCGACGTGGTGGAGCTGGGGCTGACCCAGGTGGCCCGGTACGCTGCGGAGGGCCTGCTGGACGCCGCGGCCGCCACCGCCGTGATCCGGGACCTGGGGGAGGACGGGTTCTACCGGGGGCCCCTGGGGCTCGTGCGCGCTCCCCAGGGCTCGGGGTACGCGGCCGTGCCCCTGGACGGGTGGGTCCAGGGGATCTGGTACCGCAAGGACTGGTTCGCCGAGAAGGGGCTTCCCCCGCCGGACACCTGGGACCGGATCCTGGCCGCGGCCCGCGCCCTCCACGACCCCACCGTGCCCCGGTTCGGGATCGTGCTCGGCACCCACCCCCAGCAGATCTACACCCAGCAGGTGTTCGAGCACCTGGCCCTGGCGGCCGGGGCGCGGCTCCTGGACGACGCCGGCCGGCCGGCCCTCGGGCCCCGGTTCCTCGAGGCCCTCCGGTTCTACCGGGAGCTCGCGGCGTTCGCGGCCCCCGGCCACTCCTACTGGCGGGAGGCCCGGCAGTACTACCTGACGGGCCGGGCCGCCATGATCTTCTACTCCCCCTACATCCTCGACGACATCGCCGGGCTGGTGGCCGAGCACCGGCCGGCCGTGCCCGACCTGGCCCGCCGCACCGGGTTCGTGGCCGCCATCCAGGGGCCGACGGGCCGGCCGACCGCCTACGGCGAGGTGTACGCCCTGGGCCTCCTGGCCGGGGCCCGGCCGGAGGCCCGGGAGTGGGTGGCCTTCCTCCTGGGCCCCGGCTACCCCGACTGGCTCGCCATGGCCCCCGGCGGCAAGATGCCGGTGCGGCGCCGGGCCCTGGCCCGCTGGCGCGACCAGGCCCTGTTCGCGCCCTACGACCCGGGGCTGCCCGACGCCCTGGCCGAGGGGTTCACCCGGCTGGCGCGGTGGGGCTTCGGCAGGCCCGGGGGCGCCCGGCTCGTGGGCGACCTGTACGCCTCGAAGCGGGTGCCGGAGATGATCGGCCGCCTGCTCGACGACCGGGAGCCGCCGGAGCAGGCCCTGGACTGGCTCCGGGCCAAGGTGGCGGACCTGGCGGCCCGGCGATGA
- a CDS encoding dynamin family protein has translation MTEPLRQAREARLRAEVERAVAEARERLRTLAASRPDLADRAAGWLADLDAAARRACEARVRVALVGAVKSGKSTLANALVGRDLLPRGSGVLTAQVTEVVPADRAAVRITWRSRAEVNRAFGLHLEALGRPGDWDLWNPDHRRAARALLDGPPSPLREALGALVRGAEAAADRVGPEPRVEDLGAHGDLWAWVARDEVAAFLSRVWVDVPAPDLPEGVVLADCPGVDAWNAAHGAVVDRALLDAHAVVYVISGRVGLREADLRFLEVLQGYGLLGVTRFVLNADLSELGRPEHLRRVEESVVRHLRGLGVAGRPAVVSALLGLLDRLALTNPAGLSAGEARLREAWESSALTPILRDAFRSFRDELWDEVAARRDRLILARCRADLRRVVAEAGRALGAGTALGLGRGPWRADTADALLGWLSERMEAAARQAKAGISAGLRSGFGRRRAPHRRAWAGRVASLDPAAADYRDRVEAVLAATEPLRVNAVRNLALEARAALARAGEDLARQAAEALARAGLRPPPPPDRRALVREITATRKIPLFRGTVGPGRPGGLWQRLLPGGAVGGAARRAGVAVALERAWAGYLERVEEQCLGPHVDEAAAQVYDRLAEWVLEALGRRG, from the coding sequence GTGACCGAGCCGCTGCGCCAGGCCCGGGAGGCGCGGCTGCGGGCCGAGGTGGAGCGGGCCGTGGCCGAGGCCCGGGAGAGGCTCCGGACCCTCGCCGCCTCCCGGCCGGATCTGGCGGACCGGGCGGCCGGATGGCTCGCGGACCTGGACGCCGCGGCCCGGCGGGCCTGCGAGGCCCGGGTGCGGGTGGCCCTGGTGGGGGCCGTGAAGTCGGGCAAGTCCACCCTGGCCAACGCCCTGGTGGGCCGGGACCTGCTGCCCCGGGGCTCGGGGGTGCTCACGGCCCAGGTGACCGAGGTGGTGCCGGCGGACCGGGCGGCGGTCCGCATCACCTGGAGGAGCCGGGCCGAGGTGAACCGGGCGTTCGGCCTGCACCTGGAGGCGTTGGGCCGGCCGGGGGACTGGGACCTGTGGAACCCCGACCACCGGCGCGCGGCCCGGGCCCTGCTGGACGGGCCGCCCTCGCCCCTTCGGGAGGCGTTGGGGGCCCTGGTCCGGGGGGCCGAGGCCGCGGCCGACCGGGTGGGGCCGGAGCCCCGGGTCGAGGACCTGGGGGCGCACGGCGATCTGTGGGCCTGGGTGGCCCGGGACGAGGTGGCCGCGTTCCTGAGCCGGGTGTGGGTGGACGTGCCCGCGCCCGACCTGCCCGAGGGGGTGGTGCTGGCCGACTGCCCCGGCGTGGACGCCTGGAACGCGGCCCACGGCGCCGTGGTGGACCGGGCCCTCCTCGACGCCCACGCCGTGGTGTACGTGATCTCGGGCCGGGTGGGGCTCCGGGAGGCGGACCTGCGGTTCCTGGAGGTCCTGCAGGGGTACGGGCTCCTGGGGGTCACCCGGTTCGTGCTGAACGCCGACCTGTCCGAGCTGGGCCGGCCCGAGCACCTGCGCCGGGTGGAGGAGTCGGTGGTTCGGCACCTGCGGGGGCTGGGCGTGGCCGGCCGGCCGGCCGTGGTCTCGGCCCTGCTCGGGCTCCTGGACCGGCTGGCCCTGACGAATCCGGCCGGTCTCTCGGCCGGCGAGGCCCGGCTGCGGGAGGCGTGGGAGTCCTCGGCCCTCACGCCGATCCTGCGGGACGCGTTCCGGTCGTTCCGGGACGAGCTGTGGGACGAGGTGGCCGCTCGGCGGGACCGGCTGATCCTGGCCCGGTGCCGGGCCGACCTGCGGCGGGTCGTGGCGGAGGCGGGGCGGGCCTTGGGCGCCGGCACGGCCCTCGGCCTGGGCCGGGGGCCCTGGCGGGCCGACACGGCCGACGCGCTCCTGGGGTGGCTCTCCGAGCGCATGGAGGCCGCGGCCCGGCAGGCCAAGGCGGGGATCTCCGCGGGGCTTCGCTCCGGGTTCGGCCGCCGCCGGGCACCCCACCGCCGGGCCTGGGCCGGACGGGTGGCGTCCCTCGACCCTGCGGCGGCGGACTACCGCGACCGGGTCGAGGCCGTGCTCGCGGCCACCGAGCCCCTGCGGGTGAACGCGGTGCGCAACCTGGCCCTGGAGGCCCGGGCCGCCCTGGCCCGGGCGGGCGAGGACCTGGCCCGGCAGGCGGCCGAGGCGTTGGCCCGGGCCGGCCTGAGGCCTCCGCCTCCGCCCGATCGCCGGGCCCTGGTCCGGGAGATCACGGCCACCCGGAAGATCCCCCTGTTCCGGGGCACGGTGGGCCCGGGCCGGCCGGGGGGGCTGTGGCAGCGGCTCCTGCCCGGCGGAGCGGTGGGCGGGGCGGCCCGGCGGGCCGGGGTGGCCGTGGCCTTGGAGCGGGCCTGGGCCGGGTACCTGGAGCGGGTCGAGGAGCAGTGCCTCGGCCCCCACGTGGACGAGGCCGCGGCCCAGGTGTACGACCGGCTCGCCGAGTGGGTCCTGGAGGCCCTGGGCCGAAGGGGGTGA
- a CDS encoding NUDIX domain-containing protein, which yields MKSQRILVVPRTALHPALQAPRAWVAAGSWTEAAGLLGLDRARWMPRPEAETDPEWKQVIPYVTVFDPDGRVLVYPRQGTEARLHAFWSLGIGGHIDRADAAGDEAPGPKLLARAARREVEEEYPVRWLGGLEVVGLISEDESEVGRVHVGVCCRLTVDPATARDGDGELRGHRWAPPGDPAGALPEGAGFELWSELAWALHREGR from the coding sequence ATGAAGAGCCAGAGGATTCTCGTCGTTCCCCGAACCGCCCTGCACCCGGCGCTGCAGGCCCCCCGGGCCTGGGTCGCGGCCGGGTCCTGGACCGAGGCGGCCGGGCTGCTGGGCCTGGATCGGGCCCGGTGGATGCCCCGGCCCGAGGCCGAGACCGACCCGGAGTGGAAGCAGGTGATCCCCTACGTCACGGTGTTCGACCCGGACGGGCGGGTGCTGGTCTACCCCCGTCAGGGCACCGAGGCGCGGCTCCACGCCTTCTGGAGCCTGGGGATCGGCGGGCACATCGACCGGGCCGACGCGGCCGGCGACGAGGCCCCCGGGCCGAAGCTCCTGGCCCGGGCCGCCCGGCGGGAGGTGGAGGAGGAGTACCCCGTGCGGTGGCTGGGCGGCCTGGAGGTGGTGGGGCTGATCAGCGAGGACGAGTCCGAGGTGGGTCGGGTGCACGTGGGGGTGTGCTGCCGGCTCACGGTGGACCCGGCCACGGCCCGGGACGGGGACGGTGAGCTGCGGGGCCACCGGTGGGCCCCCCCGGGCGACCCCGCCGGGGCCCTTCCCGAGGGGGCTGGGTTCGAGCTGTGGTCCGAGCTGGCCTGGGCCCTCCACCGGGAGGGCCGGTGA
- a CDS encoding radical SAM/SPASM domain-containing protein translates to MELTAPLTVNWTLSYTCNFSCRHCYSRGQARSELPLERVLGLVEELARCRVLFVNFGGGEPLCYPHLWEVARAAADRGLRVSMNTNGWLLDAEAARRARAAGFASVGVSLDGATAEVHDAFRARPGSFDRALAALEHLRAAGVTSTVSAVIHRNNVGSYRRIVELAAERGATTVYLHNFKCAGRGAENRAELDLSPGEWRAFYEDALAWRPRAPAELSFDDPILALLGGADPGAVKGSTCGKLSLHLEPDGEVTPCGFIPVSAGNLIDQPLDVLWRTSPVLRKMREKTPEGKCRSCGVYGECLGGCTARAFAATGSFNAPDPHCWAGNGRPQGGPP, encoded by the coding sequence GTGGAGCTCACCGCACCCCTCACCGTCAACTGGACCCTGTCCTACACCTGCAACTTCTCGTGCCGGCACTGCTACTCCCGCGGCCAGGCGCGGTCGGAGCTCCCCTTGGAGCGGGTGCTGGGCCTGGTGGAGGAGCTTGCCCGGTGCCGGGTGCTGTTCGTGAACTTCGGGGGGGGCGAGCCGCTGTGCTACCCCCACCTGTGGGAGGTGGCCCGGGCCGCGGCGGACCGGGGCCTGCGGGTCAGCATGAACACCAACGGGTGGCTCCTGGACGCCGAGGCGGCCCGGCGGGCCCGGGCCGCGGGGTTCGCCTCGGTGGGGGTGAGCCTCGACGGGGCCACGGCCGAGGTGCACGACGCGTTCCGGGCCCGGCCGGGTAGCTTCGATCGGGCCCTGGCCGCCCTGGAGCACCTGCGGGCCGCCGGGGTGACGTCCACGGTGTCGGCCGTGATCCACCGGAACAACGTGGGCTCGTACCGCCGGATCGTGGAGCTCGCGGCCGAGCGGGGGGCGACCACGGTGTACCTGCACAACTTCAAGTGCGCGGGCCGGGGCGCCGAGAACCGGGCGGAGCTCGATCTCTCGCCCGGCGAGTGGCGGGCCTTCTACGAGGACGCCCTGGCCTGGCGGCCCCGGGCGCCGGCCGAGCTGTCGTTCGACGACCCGATCCTGGCCCTGCTGGGCGGGGCCGATCCCGGGGCCGTGAAGGGCAGCACCTGCGGCAAGCTCTCGCTGCACCTGGAGCCCGACGGCGAGGTGACCCCGTGCGGGTTCATCCCGGTGTCGGCCGGAAACCTGATCGATCAGCCCCTGGACGTGCTGTGGCGCACCTCACCGGTGCTGCGGAAGATGCGCGAGAAGACCCCGGAGGGCAAGTGCCGCTCCTGCGGGGTGTACGGCGAGTGTCTGGGCGGGTGCACCGCCCGGGCGTTCGCGGCCACGGGCTCGTTCAACGCCCCCGATCCCCACTGCTGGGCCGGGAACGGCCGGCCCCAAGGAGGACCGCCATGA
- the pqqD gene encoding pyrroloquinoline quinone biosynthesis peptide chaperone PqqD, with product MTVLRRNPSLAWRDEPGARERILAALERGEDVADEGWVILVHAGRMHQLNLLAGEIWLLADGTRDAAAIAAELAGRYDAPADEIREDVEAFVAECLSRGWLVAEDA from the coding sequence GTGACCGTGCTTCGCCGAAACCCTTCGCTGGCCTGGCGCGACGAGCCCGGGGCCCGGGAGCGGATCCTCGCCGCCCTGGAGCGGGGCGAGGACGTGGCCGACGAGGGCTGGGTGATCCTGGTCCACGCCGGTCGGATGCACCAGCTGAACCTCCTGGCCGGGGAGATCTGGCTCCTGGCCGACGGCACCCGGGACGCCGCCGCCATCGCGGCCGAGCTGGCGGGCCGGTACGACGCCCCGGCCGACGAGATCCGCGAGGACGTGGAGGCGTTCGTGGCCGAGTGCCTGAGCCGGGGCTGGCTCGTGGCCGAGGACGCCTGA